GGCCCGACTCCGCGACGTTGGGCGGTGGCGTCCCCGCGAGCAGCGCCGGGAGCAGGTCGGACAGCCAGAGGACTGTTAGACCGGCCGCGATGACCAGAAGGAACCCGGCGTACGTGGTCCGGGAGATGCGGCCGGCGAGCGCTCGTTCGGCCGCGCCGGGGTCGCTGTCGACGAGGCCGCCGACGAGCGTGAACAGCGAGAGACCGAACAGCGTGGCGTACACGAGGAAGAAGGCGTTGAAGGCCACCTGCAGAGCAGCGTGTGTCCACATGTAGGTCATGTACGCGAGGCCACCGAGCCAGAGCATCCGACCCTGCAGTGACCCTCGACGGGCGTACCAGAGTCCGACCGCGAGGACGGGGACGCCGGCGACGAGTATCGTGAGGTCCTGGACGCGCCAGAGCGTGACGATCCCCGCGGGATCGACGTAGTGGCCGGGCCGGAGGAGTCCCGAGAGCGTCGTCACCACCGAGAGACCGAGTATCGTGAGCGTCGTCCAGACCTGCCATCGACGGAGGGTATCGGCCGCCGCCGGTCTGCGTCCGTTCCCAGTCATCCTGCTGCCGGACATGGTTCGGTCACGGCCGACTATTGGACGCAGCATCCGATAAGTTACCGACGCGCACGCGCTACCCCGGTGGCGCCTCTCCTGGCACTCGTGGTCAGTCCAGGGCCACGGCGGAACCGCGGAGACCTCTACCCCTCGCCCGACCTGCTCGACGAGGGGACGATCCGATCGAACACGGCGGACGCGAGGACGTTGCACAGGAGGAACGCCGCGAAGCCGACGGTGATCCAGCTCCACTCCGTGAGGGAGAGCGCCACCACGTCGAAGAATCCGCGGAGCGGCGTGTACAGCACTGTCAGGTGGACGGCCAGCGAGACGCCGATGGCCACGAGCAGCCACCGGTTCGAGCCCACCGAGAGGCCGTACCGAGAGCGGATGACGTAAATCCGTACTAGCTCGCCGACCACGATGAACGTGAAAAGCAGCGTCTGGGCCAGACGGAGCGATCCCGTCTCGTCGAGCCCGTAGAAGAACACGCCCAGACCGGTCACCGCCAGCAGCACGGCGATCGTGAGGATTGACGTCAGGACGCGCGCGTCGATCACGCCCTCGTCCGTCGGTCGGGGTGGGCGATCCATGAGCCCCTCTGCCTGCGGATCGGCGCCCAGCGCCAGCGCCGGGAGCGTGTCCGCGACGAGGTTGATCCAGAGGATCAGGACGGGAGTCAGTATCAGCGCCTGAGCCGTGCCCGTGAACCGCTGTGGGAAGAGGAGCGTCCCCAGCATGACGCCGAGAAACACCGCCAGCACCTCGCCGGTGTTCGTCGAGACGAGGTAGTTGACGAACTTGCGGACGTTCTCGAAGATGCCCCGTCCCTCCTCGATGGCGTCCCGGATGGTCGCGAAGTTGTCGTCCCGGAGGATCACGTCGGCGGCCTGCCTGGCGACGTCCGTACCGCGGTCGCCCATCGCGACGCCGACGTCGGCCCGCGTGAGGGCGGGCGCGTCGTTGACGCCGTCGCCGGTCATCGCGACGTCGTGGTCGTTGGCCTGGAGGGCCTCCAAGATCCGGACCTTGTGCTCCGGCGCGACGCGGGCGAACACGTCGACGTCCTCCACGGTGTCGCGCAGTTGCTCGTCCGACTGGTCGTCGAGGTCGGGACCAGTGAGCGCGTCCGCGGGATCGAACCCCACCTGCTCGCCGACCGCCCTGGCAGTGGCGAGAGTGTCCCCGGTCGCCATGACGGGGCGAACGCCCGCCGACCGGCAGTCGGCGATGGCCCGTTCCACTTCCGGGCGGGGTGGATCGAGCATCCCTTGGAGGCCGAGAAACACCATCCCGTCCTCGAGCTGCTCGGCGTCGGCCCCTGTGTCGTCGACCGCCTTCGACGCGAACCCGAGCACGCGCAGCGCGTCCGCGGCGAACGACTCGGTCCGGTCCTCGATGCCCGCCCGCCGCTCGTCGGTGAGCGGTCGAACTTCGCCGTCCTCCAGAATCCGGTCACAGCGGTCTAACACGACTTCCGTGGCTCCTTTCATATACGCGGTGACCGCCTCCGACTCGTCGACGACGACCGTCATCCGCTTTCGCTCGGAAGAGAACGGTACCTCGCGCACCCGCTCGCCAGTGTGATCCACGCCCGACTCGTCCGCGACCCGCCGGAGCGCGATCTCGGTCGGATCCCCCTCGTACTCGCCGTCGATCAGGTCGACGTCGTTGCAGACGGCGCCGCATCTGAGGAGCCGCTCGACGGCCGGTTCGGACGCCCGGTCGTCGCCGACGACCATCGCCTCGTCCTCGACGTCTCCGTTCGGCCGGTGTCGCTCGTCGACGTCGACGACGGTCCCACCGGCGTACAGCCGCGTGACGGTCATCCGGTTCTCCGTGATCGTCCCGGTCTTGTCGGTGACGACGGTGTCGACGGAGCCGAGGCTCTCCACAACCGGTAGCCGCCTGACGATGGCGTTCCGGTCGACCATCCGACGCGCTCCCAGCGCCAGCGTGAAGGTCACTACCGCAGGCAGCCCTTCGGGGACGCCGGCGACTGCCAGGGTGATGCCCACCAGGAGTATCGCCACCGGTTCCGTCGCCGTGAAGAGGAACTGCACGGCCGTCACCAGAACGATGAGGATCGTGACGAGGACGCCGATCTGCCTCCCGAGCCGCCTGACTTCCCGCTCGAACGGGGTCTGCTCGTCCTCGGCTTCGCCTAACTGCGTCGCGATCCCACCGACTTCCGTGTCCATGCCCGTCGCGGTGACGACGGCGCGGCCCCGTCCGTTGACGACGGTCGTGTTCATGTAGACCATGTCGGCCCGCTCGGCCAGCGGTGCGTCCTCGTCGACCGGATCGAGCGACTTCTCGACGGGGGTCGACTCACCGGTCAGCGCGGACTCGTTCGTGCGCAACTCCTCGGTCGACAGCAGTCGCGCGTCCGCCGGTATCGCGTCGCCCTGTTCGAGCACGACGACGTCGCCCGGGACTACCTGTTTCGCCTCGACTGACCGCTTTCGTCCCTCCCGCACGACAGTCGCGTCCGGACTCGCCATCTCGCGCAGCGCCTCGATCGACCGGGTCGCCTGGTAGTCCTGGACGAACCCGAACAGACCGTTGACAGCGATGATGAGGGTGATGAAGCCCGCCTCGGCGTAGTTCGGGTGACCCCCCGGAACGAGTCCGACGGCCAGCGAGAGCACCGCGGCCACGATCAGGAGGTAGATGAGCGGATCGCGGAACTGGGAGACGAGCAACTCGACGCGCGACGCGCGCTTTCCCTCCTGAACGTCGTTCGGTCCGCACCGCTCGAGGCGCCCGGCCGCCTCCTCCGTCGACAGGCCGTCCTCGGTAGTATCGAGTTCGTCGAGGACGGTCGCTCTCGACGTTGCGTGCAACGAACCTGCGGCACGACCGCCCGAGGGACGCTTCGGCATACTGGTTGGTCTGTTTACAACCCACTCCGATCCGTTTTTCGCCGCCGGGCCTCGTCACCCTCGGACTGGCGTACTGTGGCGAGACTCTCGCACGCATCTCCGGCGACCTGAACCCGTCGAACGAGAATCCTGCTCGACGACGGCTACGACTGGAGCCACGATCGACGGGACTGGCAACTGGGCCCAGTTCGAAGCTCGTCTTCGAGCCCATCGTCGCATCTACCCGATAACGTATCGCGCTACTCTGGACCCCGTTGGGAGGCCTGCACGTGGTGAACACATCGGCTGTTCCGTGATCGTCTCGGCGACGTTCCCGAGAGGTGTCCGAGCGAAGCGGCCACGGCCGCCGCTCACTCCTTCCGTCTCACCGTAACTGGCTGAGCGCGTGTCCTCGCCACCTGTAACGCGGCACCTTGGA
This region of Halomicrobium urmianum genomic DNA includes:
- a CDS encoding cation-translocating P-type ATPase; protein product: MPKRPSGGRAAGSLHATSRATVLDELDTTEDGLSTEEAAGRLERCGPNDVQEGKRASRVELLVSQFRDPLIYLLIVAAVLSLAVGLVPGGHPNYAEAGFITLIIAVNGLFGFVQDYQATRSIEALREMASPDATVVREGRKRSVEAKQVVPGDVVVLEQGDAIPADARLLSTEELRTNESALTGESTPVEKSLDPVDEDAPLAERADMVYMNTTVVNGRGRAVVTATGMDTEVGGIATQLGEAEDEQTPFEREVRRLGRQIGVLVTILIVLVTAVQFLFTATEPVAILLVGITLAVAGVPEGLPAVVTFTLALGARRMVDRNAIVRRLPVVESLGSVDTVVTDKTGTITENRMTVTRLYAGGTVVDVDERHRPNGDVEDEAMVVGDDRASEPAVERLLRCGAVCNDVDLIDGEYEGDPTEIALRRVADESGVDHTGERVREVPFSSERKRMTVVVDESEAVTAYMKGATEVVLDRCDRILEDGEVRPLTDERRAGIEDRTESFAADALRVLGFASKAVDDTGADAEQLEDGMVFLGLQGMLDPPRPEVERAIADCRSAGVRPVMATGDTLATARAVGEQVGFDPADALTGPDLDDQSDEQLRDTVEDVDVFARVAPEHKVRILEALQANDHDVAMTGDGVNDAPALTRADVGVAMGDRGTDVARQAADVILRDDNFATIRDAIEEGRGIFENVRKFVNYLVSTNTGEVLAVFLGVMLGTLLFPQRFTGTAQALILTPVLILWINLVADTLPALALGADPQAEGLMDRPPRPTDEGVIDARVLTSILTIAVLLAVTGLGVFFYGLDETGSLRLAQTLLFTFIVVGELVRIYVIRSRYGLSVGSNRWLLVAIGVSLAVHLTVLYTPLRGFFDVVALSLTEWSWITVGFAAFLLCNVLASAVFDRIVPSSSRSGEG